Proteins encoded by one window of Bubalus bubalis isolate 160015118507 breed Murrah chromosome 4, NDDB_SH_1, whole genome shotgun sequence:
- the MRLN gene encoding myoregulin, translating into MTCKNWILISTTTPTSLEDEIVGRLLKILFVIFVDFLSIIYVVITS; encoded by the coding sequence ATGACGTGTAAAAATTGGATATTAATTTCTACTACTACCCCCACAAGTCTAGAAGATGAAATTGTGGGAAGACTTCTAAAAATTTTGTTTGTAATCTTTGTTGACTTCCTGTCTATTATATATGTTGTTATAACTTCTTag